In bacterium, the genomic stretch TGCTGTCAAATGCCATCGTCGTGGCCGCCCAGACGAATGTGTGGACCGACTGTTATCTGCGTATGGAGCCGTTTTTCGACTTGAGTACCCCAAGTGTTAACAGTAATGCCGTGGCGCAAGTCAAACTGGACAGTACGGGGTATCTGCTGGCGTATGACCGCACGAACGGCTGGCTGACCCTCAGCAACACCACGTGGGGGGCGCCCGTGACGGCGGTGGCCGATGGGCAGTGGGTACGGGTCACCGTCTTTCAGAACTACGTCAATCAGCAGTGCGCGGTGTTTTTGAACGGCCTGTTGCTCAAGGAACGCTTGCCATTCGTCAGCAATGTCACCGCCTGTTCATCCTTCCAAGTTGAGGGGGGCAGTATGACGAGTTCGTATCTGGACGACTTCGGGATCAGCCGGACGAATTCGGCAACCCTGTCGAACGACTGGAATACGGACGGCCTTACGGATGCCAGTGAAATCGGCACCTACGGCTATCTGGCCTTTACGCTCCAAGTCGGTTCCAGCCAGACCTACACCACGATCCAATCGGCCGTGGAGGCGGCCCTGCCCCGCTATACGGTGAATGTGGCGGCGGGAACCTACAACGAAAGCGTGAGCCTCGTGCAAAGTCTGGCGAGCCTGACCGGCGGGGCGTTCACGATCAATGGTGCGCTCAGCATTGGCGCGGGGGCCGTGGTGAATACCCGCGGGCTGACCTGCGGCACCCTGAGCGTGTCCAATGCCGCACACCTGACCGTGGCCGGGGCGTTGGTGGCGACGCATCTGACCATCGCGGCGGGCGGGTCGCTTGTCATTACGAACGGCTCGTTACAGGCCGACGGCCTTGTGATGTCGGGGTCCTTCACGGTGGATGAGCGGTGGGGTCAGCAGGCGCGTTCGACGCTGACCTTTCAGGATAACTTCGATACCTATCAGGTGGGGACGCCGCTGTCGGCGCTGGGCTTCCGCGGCTGGGGGGCTTCCGACAGCCGGGTGGTGGTGGAGACGAACCGGGCCAATAGTGTTTCGAACGGGGTCGATATCGGCTTTGGCATGGTCTTATCCAACCGGGTGGATGCGGGCGCTGCGACGCAAGTGTGGACCGACTTCAGGGGTATTCTCTGCTACGACCTCCTTGATGATCCCCGGAGCGTCGAATCGGGCGCGGCGTTCATGATGGTGGTATCGAGTAATGGTTACTTGAATCTATACAACCGGGTCAGTGAGAGCTGGGAGGAATGCAGGTCTAATGTCTGGAAGCAGCCGGTGGCACCGTTGGTGAACGGGCAGTGGACCCGCATCAGTGTGAACAACAACTATGCCACCAAGGAATGCGCGGTGTTCCTGAACGGGGTCCTGGTGCGGCAGAAACTGCCCTTCATCAATACGACGCTCACCCATTATGCCTCGGTGTTGCTGCTGAATGATGAGACGAATGCGGCCTGTTTGGATGATATTTACATCGGTGCCGTGTATCCGACTTCCCTGAACAGTGATTCCAATCAAAATGGTGTGGCCGATGCGCAAGAGATCCAGATGGGAATTGATATCCTCACCACCGGTAGCGTGTACCTGATCCGGTAACCCGCGGATAAGACGACGGCTCAACCGAAGATACGTCCCGGAAAACGCATTGCAACAGGCGTTGCATTATGCTTACATTGCATTGTTGCAACATTGCATCGGGCATAAATCTTCAACCAAAAGGCTGGGTTAAATATGGTAAAACAGAGCGAAATTGCAAAAAAGGCGGGAGTGTCCTTGGCTACGGTCTCCCTAGCGCTCAACAATCATCCGCGGGTTTCCGCCCGAACCCGGCAAAAGGTCATGGAAGTCGCCAGTAAATTTGGTTATGTGCCCAACCATGCGGCGCGTAAGCTGGCCCAGCGCCGGTTTGGCGATGGGGAGGCGCGCGGGTTGGATCGTATCGTCTTTGTCATCGTGGAAGACGTACGTGGGCCTGAGATTGCCGCTCCCTATCTGGCGATGCTGAAAGGAGCTGAATACAATATTTCCGGTAAAGGGGGAATGTTGACCTTTCTGCGTTGTGATCATGAGTCACGGCGCCAGAAGCTGACGGCCTTGGCGCATTCGGGTGAAGTCGATGGCTGGTTGCTGGTGGGGCGGGTGGATGATGAGATCGTGCGCATTGTGAAATCCCTGGGACGCCCTTTTGTTGTCCTGGGTGACCACCAGTGCACGGAGCCCGTCAATAGCGTGGTGGTGGATGACCAGGCGGTGGGGCGGATGGCGGTACAGCATCTGGTGGCGGCTGGTCATAAACGTATCGGCTTCATGGGGGGGAGTATGCATTTTGAATACCAGCGCGGCGTGTTGGCCGGTTTTGAGCGGGCCATAAAAGACATGGGCTTGGAGGCCGATCCCAAACTGATCGAGACCACCTTAAGTCGACCCGAGGATATGGACATCACTGCAATGTTTGAGCATTTGCAGCACCTGACCCCGCCGCCCACTGCGATCTTCCTCGCCGAGCCGAAATTCGGGAGGATGGCGATATTTGTCTCCCGGCATTCGGGAAATAAGGCCATGCAAGCCATGACATTTGTGGCATACGAAATTGAAGACTTTTCCGCCGTTGACCAGCGTTTGGATGTCATTGAGTCGCCCCTTTCCGAGGTTGGCCGGGCAGGCGTTGCGTTGCTGAGGGAAGTCACGGAAGAGAAAAATATCCAGTCTCGGCGCATCCTGATCACGCCTCGCTTGCGATTGAAGCAGGAATAGGGTAGTCCCTTAGGGCATTAATCAATCGCGTTTCGGTCAGGATTCGGAGCGGAAAAGAATTTTTGACAGAATGAACAGAATGATCAAAATGGTGAGTACTCGACGGGTTTATTTTGTAAATTTTGTGCATTCTGTCAAAAATATTGGTTCCGGCTATGCTGGGTTAGGGTTTAATCAGTAAACGTCTGAGGAGAGTTTCATGACTAAGTTGGATACCCGTTGGATTCAGCGGCTCAATCATTTCGCCAAAGCTTTTTTACAATTGAAAGAAGCGGTTGAACTGGCGAAACAACGTCCCTTGTCTAAGCTCGAAGGGCAGGGGCTGATACAGGCCTTCGAATATACGCATGAACTGGCATGGAATACCTTGAAAGATTTTTTTGAGAGCCGTGAGGTCCGCAATCTGTATGGGTCAAAAGATACGACGCGTGAGGCTTTCAAGGCCGGCTTGATTGAAAACGGGGAAGCTTGGATGGACATGATTCAAAGCCGCAATTTGACCTCGCATACCTATGACGAAGCCACAGCGGATCAGATTATTTCAGCCATTCTAAATATCTATTTCGAGGAATTCAAGGCACTGGAAGTCAAGTTAGGGGAAATCAAACAGGAAGAAATGGCGTGAAATACGGCCTGAAAGACAACATCATCCAATTAATCTGTGATGTTTTTTCCACGTTCCCGCAAGTTGAAAAAGCCGTTCTGTATGGTTCTCGAGCCAAAGGGAATTTCAAGAATGGCTCGGATATTGATCTGACCCTCCAGGGCGGGGAAGCCCTGACACTGAATATCCTCGGTGACATCATGGACGCACTTGATGAACTGCACCTGCCTTATTCTTTCGATGTGTCGCTCTTCCGCGATATCAGCGATGCCGATCTCCTTGAACATATCCAGCGCATGGGCATCACTTTTTATGAGAAGCCAAGCGCCTGAATCCTGTTACCGTGTCCGGTAACGGGCGCATATGAGCTCAGTAGGGGTTTTCAGTGCCTCAAATGAAGGCGAAGATAAAAGATTTACCACGGAGACACGGAGACTCAGAGACAGAAAATACAATGTGGCGTTTATTTCGTCCACGGGAATACCGTGGCCAAAATAAACGCCACGGTTTCGTGGAGGAGGAAACAGCCAGAAGGAGGAGAGGTATTGTTTGTTGTCCCATCTCCTCTTTCTCCTGGAATTACTCCCGGAGAGGTGTTTAGCGATTTTTTCAAATGGTGTACTCGCCATTTGGAAAAATCGCTAAACATTTTCTTCTCTTTCTGCTTCCTCTCTGTGTCTCCGTGTCTCCGTGGTAAATCTTTCCCGTTTTACTGTGGGCCTGTGAATAAGCCCTACTGAAGTCACATGCGCCCTCCGGTAACCTTTATTGAAGTTTGATTTGTGACTCGAATGTGGTACCGTAATAGGTACACAGAGGAGGGCGTTAGCGATGAAGTTTATGACTGTACGCGAGTTTCGAGGGAATACGGGTTCCGTTCGGGCAAGTTTGGAGCGGGAGGAAGAGGTCGTGTTGACGGCAGGCGGTCAACCTTATGCCCTTGTCTCCCTTGTGCATCCCGAGTCGTTTGATCGGGAATTGTCGGCGATCCGCCGGGCACGGGCACAGGTGGCGTTGGATGTGGCACAGGCTTCAGCGAAAACGGCGGGAACGGACCGGATGACCATGCCGGAAATTGATGCCGTCATCAAGGATGTCCGTCGCGTGAGGGTCGTTCATTGAGAGTCGTGCTTGACACGAATGTCCTCGTTTCAGCCTTGTTGACAGAGGGGGGAACCTGCTCAACCCTCCTCCGGGCGGTGTTGGCTGGACGAATTGAAGTATGTGCGGATGATCGGATTCTCGCCGAATATGAGAGGGTTTGTCACGAGCCCCGTCTCGGCCTCGATTCTCATGCCACCCATACCATTCTGGCTTGTATTCGCGAGATCATGGTTTTTATTAACGCCAGGCCCTTGAGTGTAATCCTTCCCGATATCGATGACCTCCCTTTCTTGGAAGTCGCGGACACCGCTGGCGCTTTTTTGGTGACAGGGAATAAGAAGCATTTTCCACCTGAGCGGTGCGGTTCTGTTGCCGTGCTTTCTCCCGCTGAATTCCTGACCCTGTTGAGGTCTGCTGCAATTCCTGAATGACCATGCGGTTTGTCAATGGCAAATGGCTTATACTTCCAATATTATGCGCATTGCATTATGTGTATTATATTTGACCTTGAGCGCCTTTAAAGTTATCGTTCTTAACAAACGAAGCGTATCAGGCAAGATTCCGTATAGATCGAGATGAAAAAATGAACAGTCAAAACGGCACCCGTGAAAAAAAAATCTTATCTGGATTCTGGGACGGCGAGTTGAAACTGAACTCAGCGATTGACGTCGCGTCGCCGGAAACTATTAGCAAGCCTTTTTATGTCCCGCTTTCCTGGAACATGCAGACGAAAGAGTTGGAATGGCCGTCGGACCAGCAGGAACTTTCCGCCATTACCCGTCCCTTGCAAAATCAGAATTTCAGGGACAGAGCACGAAAATTCTCTGAAGGCGAGATCACCTATAGCAAAAGGATCATGCTGCACAAGAAGCCCGGCCTGCGTGAATTTATCGTGTTTGAAGGAAGTAACTACAAAACAACGGTATCCATCAATGGGGTCAAAGTCGGCGAGAACCGGAATGGGCATCTTAAGTTTGAGTTTGATATCAGCGATTTCACGGTTGATGGGGAAAATTCATTCGTCATGACCGTGGATAACCACCGGGATAAGGACGGTTGCCCACAGGAACAATTCAACTGGAAGAATTACGGCGGGATTCACCGTCCTTTCTACATCGAATACCGGTCTGATCTCTTTATCCGGGATTATCGGGTGGTGCCGGGCCGGGAGAACGGCAAATGGTTTGCAGATATAACGGTCACCCTCAATCAGAAGGCGGACTGTACACTGGGTGTTGAACTGATTTCCGGGGCTGAAAAGAAAACAGACGAAATCAACTTTGCGGGTACGGATAAGGCTGCGACCAGGATTTTTTGCGACAACCCGGTCGTTTGGCGCCCGGGCGAGGGGCTGCTTTCGGAAATTTCCTTAACCCTATCCCGTAAAGATCAGGTGATCGATCGTGCCCATGATGCCTTCGGCTTCAGGACGGTCGAAACCCTGGGCCGCGATATTCTCATCAACGGGAAGAAATTTAAAATCCTGGGGGCCTCCTTTCATGAGCAGCATCCGACTTTCGGGAACAGTGTGCCCGGCTGGCAGTGGATCAATGATCTCAAACTCCTGAAGCATTGCGGGTTGAATGCCGTTCGCGCCGCACATTATCCCTACTCGCGGGAATTTTATGCCGCCTGTGACCGGGAGGGTATTGTCTGTCTTGCCGAACTCCCCTGCTGGCAATTCAATCATTACCACTTTGGAAACGCCGGCGTTCTGAAGCATTGTTCTACGTATGCCGCCTCCATGGTCCAGCAACTGGGCAATCATCCGTCCATCATTGGCTGGAACATCCAGAATGAGTCGGCCACGTTCGATCCCCTTGCTGTTAACTTTTTCCGGACAATCAATGACGTCTTCAAGCAAAACGATCCGTCCCGCTTGACATTGTCTGCCGAGAGTCCGGAACCGCCCGAACACCTGGCCGTCGTCAAAAAAGTGAAAGGAACGCCCACGGGCGAAGCGCCGCCAACCTCCGCTTTCATTGATGTGTTCGGGGTGAATAATTATGCGGCCTGGTATGGGGAGAAAGCCTCTTATCTCCCGCAACTGCTGGACCATTTTGCCGGAAAAATCAAGGATAAGCCGATCATCGTATCCGAGTTCGGGGCGGAGGCCAGTGCGGGCGTACGATCCCTTTCCATGCCCCATTATTCAGAGGATTTCCAGGCTGAGCTGTTGTGCCGTCAAATAAAAGAGATTTTAAAGAGGGATTTCATGGCCGGGTTCTTCATCTGGATTTTCTTTGATTATGAATGCTCGTCCATTTCCATCTCCGGGGTGAACGCGAAGGGAATCGTGGATTCCTATCGGAACCCGAAGCTGGCGTTCAACATGATCAAAAATGTTTTGACGCCTTAGTGGAGTCCCCAGCCGGTAGCCGGGTAATTCATGGAAGAAACCGTGTGGGAAAATTAGAGCGGAGCACAGGTGGCAGCCGACGTCCCCGGCGGCTGATTAACAGCCAGAACGTAGAATCGTTCGCCGAGGACGTCGAACGCCACCGTGATTAGAGGGGCTTGTTTTAAGTTGAATCAAGTGAGTTTTAGTTCCGGCTATGCCGGGTAAGATTACAGATCATGAATGAGAGTCCAGCGCCGGTTGCCTGTGTAGGGGTGGTGATTCCTGATAACGTATCACAGGTGATGAGGAATATTGTGGCGTTATTCGCGCGACAGGTCGCGCAACGCTGTGAGGCCAGGGTCATGACCGCAGGTGAGGTGCCATTCCGGGTGGAGCTTGCGATCGCACCTGGTATCGGAGTAGATGGCTTCCGGATTGAAGACCGCCCGGACGGTGGCGTGCGAATTGCCGGAAACGACGAGCGCGGATTGCTTTATGGCGTAGGCAAGTTTCTGCGGACCTCACGCTATGATCAAGGCGGGTTCACCCCGGGATGGTGGCGGGGTACCTCGGTGCCGGAGAAACCCGTACGTGGCATCTATCTGGCGACGCATTTCCATAACTTCTACCATGATGCACCCGTTGAGAAAATTCAAAGGTATGTGGAAGAACTGGGACTCTGGGGTTACAACGTACTGGGGGTCTGGTACGACATGCATCACTTCAGTGGTTTTGACGATCCTGAGGCGGTGACGTTCCGTACGCGCCTTCACGCGATCTGCGAGGCGGCCAGGAGTATCGGCCTGGATGTCAGTTTCACCTTACTCGCCAACGAGGCTTACCATAATTCGCCAGTTGAACTTCGGGCGGAGCTGAGTGGCCGGCGTGGTGGCTGGTACGAGTGTGATGTCTGCCCGAGCAAGCCCGGCAGCCTGGAGTACGTGCTGGGTGTTCTGGGCCAGGAGTTCGATTGGTGCGCCGATTTGCAGCCGCGCTATCTGTGGATTTGGCCTTACGATCAGGGTGGGTGTGGCTGCAGTGCGTGCCAGCCCTGGGGCGCGAAAGGATTCCTTAAACTTGCCGAACCGGTTGCGGCGCTGGCCCGGAGGAAACTGCCGGGAGTGAAGGTCATTATGTCGACCTGGTTTTTTGATGAACCCGAATGGCAGGGGGTGGATAAAGCCTTTTCCGCAAAAGAGCCGTGGGTTGATTACATGATGGCCGAAGGAACGGCCCGGGCCATGCCGGGAGGATTGCCGATGGTCGGGTTCCCCGAAATCAGTATGTATAAAACATTCCCGTGGGGCGGATTTGGGGCCACGCCGCTGCCGCGCCTTTCCCAAGGACAATGGGATGCCGTTAAAGGGAAGATCTCGGGAGGCTTTCCCTACTCCGAGGGACTCTTCGACGACATCACCAAGGTCGTGTTCAGCCAGTTTTATTGGAACGATCGGCCTGCCCTGGAGACCCTGCGGGAATACGTTGCCTTTGAGTATTCGGCGGAGGTGGTTGATGAGATCGTCAAGGTCATTACCACCCTGGAGCAGAATCATCATTGGCGGTGGTGGCCGGGCGAACTGGAGGGGGTCGAGCTGGATATGAATTGGTTCCCGTC encodes the following:
- a CDS encoding putative toxin-antitoxin system toxin component, PIN family gives rise to the protein MLDTNVLVSALLTEGGTCSTLLRAVLAGRIEVCADDRILAEYERVCHEPRLGLDSHATHTILACIREIMVFINARPLSVILPDIDDLPFLEVADTAGAFLVTGNKKHFPPERCGSVAVLSPAEFLTLLRSAAIPE
- a CDS encoding LacI family DNA-binding transcriptional regulator, with amino-acid sequence MVKQSEIAKKAGVSLATVSLALNNHPRVSARTRQKVMEVASKFGYVPNHAARKLAQRRFGDGEARGLDRIVFVIVEDVRGPEIAAPYLAMLKGAEYNISGKGGMLTFLRCDHESRRQKLTALAHSGEVDGWLLVGRVDDEIVRIVKSLGRPFVVLGDHQCTEPVNSVVVDDQAVGRMAVQHLVAAGHKRIGFMGGSMHFEYQRGVLAGFERAIKDMGLEADPKLIETTLSRPEDMDITAMFEHLQHLTPPPTAIFLAEPKFGRMAIFVSRHSGNKAMQAMTFVAYEIEDFSAVDQRLDVIESPLSEVGRAGVALLREVTEEKNIQSRRILITPRLRLKQE
- a CDS encoding nucleotidyltransferase substrate binding protein; protein product: MTKLDTRWIQRLNHFAKAFLQLKEAVELAKQRPLSKLEGQGLIQAFEYTHELAWNTLKDFFESREVRNLYGSKDTTREAFKAGLIENGEAWMDMIQSRNLTSHTYDEATADQIISAILNIYFEEFKALEVKLGEIKQEEMA
- a CDS encoding glycoside hydrolase family 2 TIM barrel-domain containing protein, coding for MNSQNGTREKKILSGFWDGELKLNSAIDVASPETISKPFYVPLSWNMQTKELEWPSDQQELSAITRPLQNQNFRDRARKFSEGEITYSKRIMLHKKPGLREFIVFEGSNYKTTVSINGVKVGENRNGHLKFEFDISDFTVDGENSFVMTVDNHRDKDGCPQEQFNWKNYGGIHRPFYIEYRSDLFIRDYRVVPGRENGKWFADITVTLNQKADCTLGVELISGAEKKTDEINFAGTDKAATRIFCDNPVVWRPGEGLLSEISLTLSRKDQVIDRAHDAFGFRTVETLGRDILINGKKFKILGASFHEQHPTFGNSVPGWQWINDLKLLKHCGLNAVRAAHYPYSREFYAACDREGIVCLAELPCWQFNHYHFGNAGVLKHCSTYAASMVQQLGNHPSIIGWNIQNESATFDPLAVNFFRTINDVFKQNDPSRLTLSAESPEPPEHLAVVKKVKGTPTGEAPPTSAFIDVFGVNNYAAWYGEKASYLPQLLDHFAGKIKDKPIIVSEFGAEASAGVRSLSMPHYSEDFQAELLCRQIKEILKRDFMAGFFIWIFFDYECSSISISGVNAKGIVDSYRNPKLAFNMIKNVLTP
- a CDS encoding nucleotidyltransferase domain-containing protein yields the protein MKYGLKDNIIQLICDVFSTFPQVEKAVLYGSRAKGNFKNGSDIDLTLQGGEALTLNILGDIMDALDELHLPYSFDVSLFRDISDADLLEHIQRMGITFYEKPSA